The Burkholderia mayonis DNA window GATCCGATCGGCGCGGCAGGCTGACGTTCCCGGACCGTCACGGCAGCGTCGCGCCGCATTCTTTACTACCGCCGAATACGGTGCGCGTCCGAGCCCGGGCATGCGCGACACCGCTGGCAAGCCATCCTGACCCCTTGCAAGGAACACCATTCGATGTTGACTCGTACGACTCGATTCGACGGGCCGGCGCACGTCGCCGCGCGTTGCGGCGCCGTCGCGGCCGCGCTCGCGCTTCAGGCCTTCGTCGGCAATACTCACGCATTCGCCCAGTCTTCCGCGACGGGCAGCGTCGGCCTGGACCTGGCAGCGGTGCCGCGCTACGCGGGCGCAAGCAGCTATCACGTGCTGCCACTGCCGGTGGTGGCGTTGGCCGGCCATTCCGCGTCAGACTGGCATGTCTTCGCGAGCGGTCTCGAGGCCGGCGCCGCGTGGTCGGTCACGCCGAACCTCTCGATCGGTCCGCTCATCGGCCTGGGGCTTGGTCGCAAGGAGGACGACGCGGCGATCCTGAACGGCACCGGCAACATCGCAGACAGCTTTCTCTACGGCGCATTCGTTCGCTGGAAAGCGGGCCCGGCGAGCGCCAACGTGCGCTTCCTGCAGTCGGCCCATTCAGGTTACGGCAATCACGTAACGTTAGTGCTCGCATATCGGATCTTCGACGGGCCGCGTGATCGTGTGACCGCGTCACTTAGCACGGTCTGGGCCAACCGCTCGGCCGCGCAAACCGAATTCGGAATCGACGATGCGCAGGCGGCGGCCAGTACCGCCCATCTGCCGACTTATGCGCCGTCGTCGGGATTCGAGCGCACGGATCTGCGAGTGACGCTCGAGCACAGGCTCGACGCGCACTGGTCGGCACGCGTGGGCGTGGGCGCGGGCACGCTCGTGGGCGACGCGGCCGACAGCCCGATCGTCGAGCGGCGGGCAAGCGTGTTCGGCTCGATGGGTGTCGCTTACCGCTTCTGATAAGTTCGTCGCGGCGTACCGTGACATGACTTGACATCGAGTTGTAACAGACCGAAATCTTTGCTTACTTTAGCGTTCTGCAATTCGCCACTGGCGAAAAGCGACTTTTTTTGTCATCTTTACCAAGGAGAACAGAATGAACCGTTTTAGTCTGATGCTCGTAGCCGCTCTCGGCGCGTCTTTCGTCCTCGTGTCGAACGCGATGGCGCAGCAGGATGACGCAATGCAGCAGAAGCTTGAGGCGCGCTTCGCAGCGGCTGACGTCAATCACGACGGCAAGCTGACACGCTCGGAAGCGCAGGCCGGAATGCCTCGCGTCGCACAGCATTTCGACCAGATCGACACGGCGCACAAGGGCTACATCACGCTCGCCGATCTCAAGCAGTTCGCCGCGCGCAACCAGCGT harbors:
- a CDS encoding MipA/OmpV family protein yields the protein MLPLPVVALAGHSASDWHVFASGLEAGAAWSVTPNLSIGPLIGLGLGRKEDDAAILNGTGNIADSFLYGAFVRWKAGPASANVRFLQSAHSGYGNHVTLVLAYRIFDGPRDRVTASLSTVWANRSAAQTEFGIDDAQAAASTAHLPTYAPSSGFERTDLRVTLEHRLDAHWSARVGVGAGTLVGDAADSPIVERRASVFGSMGVAYRF
- a CDS encoding EF-hand domain-containing protein — translated: MNRFSLMLVAALGASFVLVSNAMAQQDDAMQQKLEARFAAADVNHDGKLTRSEAQAGMPRVAQHFDQIDTAHKGYITLADLKQFAARNQR